The genomic stretch TTGCAGCAATGACCTTTACCACGTATGGCATTGAAGTGGTTATTACCAGAAATAGTAACATCGCAAACCAAGTTAGGCAGCACATTCGTTCGTTGCTTTCATTGCAGCAAAAAACAAAAGTTATACAAGTAAGGTATAACTTACTTTGGTGATCCTATGGAATATGCAATAGCAAAAGTAAGCACAAAAGGGACGAGGGAATTGTATGTAAAACCCTATCGATTAGCATATGCGTATCTTCCGCAACAAGAAAAGATTATTTTTATTGATCTTTATCATAAAGATAAGCAGTAGTTTCTTTCATTTCTCTACCAAACCTAGGCTTAATTATACTCTGTGTGGACTATTCATGGAAATTCGCTCAAAGTGCCTGTTTTAGCTTCCCAAAGAAACTCTTCGAAGGTTTGATATCTTTACCCATGGTTTTGGCAAATTCCTCTAATGCCTCTTTCTGTGTTTTGTTGAGCTTTGTTGGAACTTGAACAATAACCTGGACATTTTGATTTCCTCTAGCTCCGTTTTGTATGTCTGGCATACCTTTTTCACGCATGCGAAAGACGGTGTTTGTCTGCGTTCCTAGTGGTATTTTCAACCGCGCTTTTCCATCGATGGTTGGTACTTCAATTTCATCTCCAAGACTCGCTTGAATAAAACTGATAGGAACTTCACAATAGAGATCGTCACCATGACGTTCAAAGAATTTATGTGCTCGAACATAGACGCGTACATAGAGATCTCCAGTCGTGCCATTTTTCTCCCCTGCCTCACCATGTCCTGCAATCCGTAATCTGGTGCCATTTTCTATCCCTGCGGGAATAGTAACACCCATCTTCGTTGTTGTATGTACTCTTCCGGTTCCATTACACTCTTCACACGGGTCTTCAATAATTTGGCGCTCTCCTTTACACTGTGGACAAGTTGTACTTGTACTAAATATGCCGAAGGGTGTTCGTTGTGCCCGTTGAATAAAGCCAGAACCTTGACACTCTGGACAAGTCTTTACTGCTGAAGAAGAAGATGCTCCACTCCCCTGGCAGGGAGCACATGCTGCCATACGAGGGACGGTAATTTCCTTAGTCAACCCATGGAAAGCATCCTCCAGCGTAATCTCTAAATCGTACAACAGATCTGCTCCACGACGACTACTTCTCCTTCGTCCGCTAAAGAAACCACCACCAAAGAAACTTTCAAAGATGTCATCAAAATCTACGGGTCCGGTGTCAAAACCGAAATCACGGAAGTCAAAGCCAGTTGTGCCATTTCCAAAATCCTGAGCAGTTGTTCCAAAGCGGTCATACTGCGCGCGCTTCTTCTCGTCCCCAAGGACAGAAGCAGCTTCATTTATTTCCTTAAATTGTTGGGTTGCATCAGGATCTTTGTTAAGATCAGGATGATATTTCTTTGCCAAGCGTTTATAGGCTTTCTTAATATCTTCTCGAGACGCTTCTCGAGCTACGCCCAGTACTTCATAGTAGTCTTTTGCTGCCATATGATAATCCTTTTCGCAAATCCTCTTAGGGTATATAAATGTTTAGTGGCTTTTTGATGATTGTTTACACGTGTGCCATGTCTAAACTTTTTTTTACGATCTTTTGTCGTCCTTTCCGTCGTTTTTTCCGAAAAGATTGTTGATCATTGCTTCTTTCTGCTTGGTAACCCACCCTTCAAGGATCAACAAGACTTCGGGAAGAGGAAGCTTTTGTGAAGCTGCCTTCACCTCGATATTTACTTTCTTTGTTGTCGGATCAATGGTCTTGTGGATACGTAAGGCAAAGAGCTGTTCAATGATCTCATCCTTATCTGTATTTTTCTTGCCCTCTTTCTCTTGGTGTCCAGCAGTTCCTATCACATCCTCTTCTTTCTCGTTTTTGTTTTCTTTAGTCTTTTTTGGTGTCATCGTCTTCTACCTTGTAATCAGCATCAACAACATTTTCTTTCTTTCCGTTTTTTCCCTGTTCCTTCTCAGTGGATTTGCTTTTTGCTTTTTGCTCTTTTGCTTGTTCTTGTTGCGCAGCCTTTTGGTAGAGCTCAGTGCTTGCCTTCTGCACTTTTTCATTAATCTCGTCGAGCTTTTTCTTTATTGCTCCGACATCTTTTTTCTCTGGCTCAAGCAGTTTCTTTAACTCTCCAATGTCTTTCTTGAGATCCTCAAGCTCTTTTGCGTCTACTTTTCCTTCAAAGTCCTTGAAAAGTCTCTCGGTGGAGTAAACGAGTGCATCCGCTTGGTTGATGAGCTCGATCTCTTCTTTCTTTTTTTTGTCCTCTTCTGCATGCGCTTCAGCTTCTTTACGCATACGTTCTACTTCCTGCTCACTCAGTTTGTTCGGTGCAGTGATTCTAATCGATTGCTGTCTTCCTGTACCGAGGTCTTTTGCGGTTACATGAAGGATTCCATTTGCATCAATATCAAAGCTAACCTCCACTTGTGGTATCCCTCGCGGAGCTGGCGGAATGCCAATGAGATCAAATCTACCAAGGCTTTTATTATCAGCAGCCATAGGTCTCTCTCCCTGAAGGACATTAATCGTTACCGCTGTTTGGCCATCGGTTGCTGTGGAAAACACCTGACTCTTCTTCGTCGGAATAGTGGTATTTCTCGTAATAAGCGAGGTACTTACCCCACCGAGTGTTTCAATGCCTAAGGTCAATGGAGTTACATCTAAGAGCAAAATATCCTTGACTTCACCTGCTAAAACACCTGCTTGGATTGCTGCACCCTGTGCAACACATTCCATGGGATCAACCCCTCGTTCAGCAGGTTTTCCGACGTAATCCTCAACAAACTTTCTGACAATAGGCATTCGTGTTGGACCACCAACGAGAATGATCTTAGTAATATCATTCGTGCCTAACTTTGCATCTTTGAGAGCCTGTTCCAATGGTGCTTTACATTTTTTGATAAGATCTTCAACAAGCTGTTCAAGCTTTGTTCGCGTTATCCTCATCTGCAGATGTTTTGGTCCTTTATCGGTTGCTGTAATAAACGGAAGATTAATATCTGTTTCCATAGTGGTCGATAGCTCGATCTTTGCTTTTTCTGCTGCCTCTCGTAACCGTTGGACTGCAGTATCATCATCACTAAGATCAACCCCCTCTTTTGCTTTGAAGTCTTTCATAATGAAATTCATAAGGGCATTATCCATATCCGTACCACCAAGTGATGTATCACCTGAAGTTGCCTTCACTTCAAATACGCCTTCACCAAATTCCATAATGGTAACGTCTAAGGTACCACCACCGAAATCAAACACAAGGATCTTGATGTCCTGGTTGCCTTTATCAAGACCATAAGCTAGTGCGGCTGCAGTAGGTTCATTGATAATACGAACAACCTCTAGGCCAGCAATTGTTCCCGCATCTTTTGTTGCCTGACGCTGATTATCATCAAAATAGGCAGGAACAGTGACAACGGCTTTTTCCACAGTCTCACCAAGAAATTCCTCAGCATCTTTTTTTAT from Candidatus Woesearchaeota archaeon encodes the following:
- the dnaJ gene encoding molecular chaperone DnaJ, with the protein product MAAKDYYEVLGVAREASREDIKKAYKRLAKKYHPDLNKDPDATQQFKEINEAASVLGDEKKRAQYDRFGTTAQDFGNGTTGFDFRDFGFDTGPVDFDDIFESFFGGGFFSGRRRSSRRGADLLYDLEITLEDAFHGLTKEITVPRMAACAPCQGSGASSSSAVKTCPECQGSGFIQRAQRTPFGIFSTSTTCPQCKGERQIIEDPCEECNGTGRVHTTTKMGVTIPAGIENGTRLRIAGHGEAGEKNGTTGDLYVRVYVRAHKFFERHGDDLYCEVPISFIQASLGDEIEVPTIDGKARLKIPLGTQTNTVFRMREKGMPDIQNGARGNQNVQVIVQVPTKLNKTQKEALEEFAKTMGKDIKPSKSFFGKLKQAL
- the dnaK gene encoding molecular chaperone DnaK; the encoded protein is MAKIIGIDLGTSNSAAAVLQAGKPTIIPSAEGTTQYGKAFPSVVAFTKEGHVLVGEPARRQAVSNPENTILAAKRKMGTTFKYTILGREYTPQQISAFILQKIKKDAEEFLGETVEKAVVTVPAYFDDNQRQATKDAGTIAGLEVVRIINEPTAAALAYGLDKGNQDIKILVFDFGGGTLDVTIMEFGEGVFEVKATSGDTSLGGTDMDNALMNFIMKDFKAKEGVDLSDDDTAVQRLREAAEKAKIELSTTMETDINLPFITATDKGPKHLQMRITRTKLEQLVEDLIKKCKAPLEQALKDAKLGTNDITKIILVGGPTRMPIVRKFVEDYVGKPAERGVDPMECVAQGAAIQAGVLAGEVKDILLLDVTPLTLGIETLGGVSTSLITRNTTIPTKKSQVFSTATDGQTAVTINVLQGERPMAADNKSLGRFDLIGIPPAPRGIPQVEVSFDIDANGILHVTAKDLGTGRQQSIRITAPNKLSEQEVERMRKEAEAHAEEDKKKKEEIELINQADALVYSTERLFKDFEGKVDAKELEDLKKDIGELKKLLEPEKKDVGAIKKKLDEINEKVQKASTELYQKAAQQEQAKEQKAKSKSTEKEQGKNGKKENVVDADYKVEDDDTKKD